A DNA window from Allokutzneria albata contains the following coding sequences:
- a CDS encoding glycosyltransferase 87 family protein has translation MSRAFTLLVYIAGLAMAIRTVSGFAIDLGVYRAGGQAVLDGAPVYENELFAGLLFTYTPFAALIFVPLALLPVVAAQSLVALGNYALLTSSLSRSWHALEKRKALTLTLLMAAPLLLTEAVRVTHSIGQVNLALLALVLWDLLRDDSRRTKGIGVGIAAGIKLTPLFFVAYLVITRRFRAAAMALAGFGGTIAVGFLLLPKDSVRFWLGGTFTDAARVFPDVAAVHNQSLRGMVLRAFGGLSDETQGLWIVLAAVVTIGTLALAAWASQRGEELLALTLCGLCAATVSPWSWGHHWVWIVPLAVIAVRKSWWVLAPLFVLTFPKLHALAAPAPSVTEPPVFQGNALAFLLGNIYVIIFAVTVLAAVAHLARQHPHEQARVEECRREFASV, from the coding sequence ATGTCTCGCGCGTTCACCCTCCTCGTCTACATCGCCGGACTGGCCATGGCGATCAGGACCGTCTCGGGTTTCGCCATCGACCTCGGCGTCTACCGCGCGGGCGGCCAGGCCGTGCTCGACGGGGCGCCGGTGTACGAGAACGAGCTGTTCGCGGGCCTGCTGTTCACCTACACGCCGTTCGCCGCGCTGATCTTCGTCCCGCTCGCACTGCTGCCGGTGGTCGCGGCGCAGTCGCTGGTGGCGCTGGGGAACTACGCGCTGCTGACCTCTTCGCTGTCGCGGTCGTGGCACGCGTTGGAGAAGCGGAAGGCCCTCACGCTGACGCTGCTCATGGCCGCTCCCCTGCTGCTCACCGAAGCGGTTCGGGTGACGCACTCGATCGGCCAGGTCAACCTGGCACTGCTCGCGCTCGTGCTGTGGGACCTGCTCCGCGACGATTCCCGGCGCACCAAGGGAATCGGTGTCGGCATCGCCGCGGGCATCAAGCTCACGCCGTTGTTCTTCGTCGCCTATCTCGTCATCACCCGGCGATTCCGCGCGGCGGCCATGGCACTGGCGGGTTTCGGGGGCACCATCGCAGTGGGCTTTCTGCTCCTGCCGAAGGATTCGGTGAGGTTCTGGCTAGGCGGGACGTTCACCGACGCCGCCCGCGTTTTCCCGGATGTCGCCGCCGTGCACAACCAGTCGCTGCGCGGAATGGTGCTGCGGGCTTTCGGCGGCCTCTCGGACGAGACCCAGGGTCTGTGGATCGTGCTGGCGGCCGTGGTCACGATCGGCACCCTCGCCCTCGCGGCGTGGGCCAGCCAGCGCGGCGAGGAACTGCTCGCGCTGACCTTGTGCGGTCTGTGCGCCGCGACCGTGTCGCCGTGGTCGTGGGGGCACCACTGGGTGTGGATCGTCCCACTGGCCGTGATCGCGGTGCGGAAGTCGTGGTGGGTGCTGGCGCCGCTGTTCGTGCTGACCTTCCCGAAGCTGCACGCGCTCGCCGCCCCGGCCCCCTCGGTCACCGAGCCGCCCGTGTTCCAGGGCAATGCGCTCGCGTTCCTCCTCGGCAACATCTACGTGATCATCTTTGCCGTGACCGTGCTCGCCGCGGTGGCGCACCTGGCTCGGCAGCACCCGCACGAGCAGGCCCGGGTGGAAGAATGCCGCCGTGAGTTCGCGAGCGTCTGA
- the cobC gene encoding Rv2231c family pyridoxal phosphate-dependent protein CobC — translation MSSDVDRAALRHHGDVEALPGLADFAVNVRADRPPQWLRERLAAALDKLGRYPSAQDDAAARAGAAARHGRRPDEVMVLNGAAEGFALLPALKPRLAAVIHPSFTEPEVALTDAGVPVTRVLLDDHTLASARVPDEADLVVIGNPTNPTSVLHPAAAVRALARPGRVLVVDEAFADTIPGEPESLAGDTTSGLLVLRSLTKTWSLPGLRAGYALGEPELLAALGLHRPQWPVNALVLEAVRACCEPDAVAEAESVARELEDHRVGFAKALAELPGVTVVEPARAPFLLLHVPGAAALRERLRAKGFAVRRADTFPGLTPDHLRVAVRAPDQTAPLLAALRELLEESVL, via the coding sequence ATGAGCAGTGATGTGGACCGGGCGGCGCTGCGCCACCACGGCGATGTCGAGGCCCTGCCCGGGCTGGCCGACTTCGCCGTCAACGTGCGCGCCGATCGGCCGCCGCAGTGGCTGCGCGAGCGCCTGGCCGCCGCTCTCGACAAGCTCGGCCGCTACCCGAGCGCGCAGGACGACGCCGCCGCGAGGGCCGGCGCCGCCGCGCGCCACGGCCGTCGGCCGGACGAGGTCATGGTGCTCAACGGGGCGGCGGAGGGATTCGCCCTGCTGCCCGCCCTGAAGCCGCGCCTGGCCGCTGTGATCCACCCGTCCTTCACCGAGCCCGAGGTCGCCCTGACCGACGCGGGCGTCCCGGTCACGCGGGTGCTGCTGGACGACCACACGCTGGCGTCCGCGCGCGTTCCCGACGAAGCCGATCTCGTCGTGATCGGCAACCCGACCAACCCCACGTCCGTGCTGCACCCCGCCGCCGCTGTCCGCGCGCTCGCCCGCCCCGGTCGCGTGCTCGTGGTGGACGAGGCGTTCGCCGACACCATCCCCGGCGAGCCCGAGTCGCTGGCCGGGGACACCACGTCCGGCCTGCTCGTGCTCCGCAGTCTGACCAAGACGTGGTCCCTGCCCGGTCTGCGCGCCGGGTACGCGCTCGGGGAACCCGAACTGCTCGCCGCGCTCGGCCTGCACCGTCCACAGTGGCCGGTCAACGCGCTCGTGCTCGAAGCCGTCCGCGCGTGCTGCGAGCCGGATGCCGTCGCCGAGGCGGAATCCGTCGCCCGCGAGCTGGAGGACCACCGCGTCGGATTCGCCAAGGCGCTCGCCGAGCTGCCCGGGGTGACCGTGGTCGAGCCCGCCCGGGCACCCTTCCTGCTGCTCCACGTCCCCGGAGCTGCGGCACTGCGGGAACGCCTGCGCGCCAAAGGCTTCGCGGTGCGGCGCGCCGACACCTTCCCCGGGCTCACCCCGGATCACCTGCGCGTCGCCGTGCGCGCTCCTGACCAGACCGCCCCACTGCTCGCCGCATTGCGTGAACTACTGGAGGAGTCCGTCCTGTGA
- a CDS encoding Nif3-like dinuclear metal center hexameric protein, whose amino-acid sequence MSPTLAEVITALERAYPPALAEPWDAVGLVCGDRTEPVRSVLVCVDPVESTVDEALELGADLVLAHHPLLLRGVHGVPADDPKGKLIHRLIRAGSALFCAHTNADSADPGVSDALADALGLVGTAPLEPKPDAPTTGLGRVGELAEAEPFAQFVRRVAEALPATAWGVRAAGDPERMIKRVAVCGGAGDSMLGVATRSGADAYVTADLRHHPAGEHLEKGSDLPALVDVSHWASEWPWCEQAARVIRDAFGGNVAVHVSERRTDPWTLAASR is encoded by the coding sequence GTGAGCCCCACTCTCGCCGAGGTGATCACCGCGCTGGAGCGGGCCTACCCGCCCGCGCTCGCCGAACCCTGGGACGCCGTCGGGCTCGTCTGCGGCGACCGGACCGAGCCGGTGCGGTCCGTGCTCGTCTGCGTGGACCCCGTTGAGTCCACTGTGGACGAAGCGCTGGAGCTGGGCGCCGACCTCGTGCTGGCCCACCACCCCCTCCTGCTGCGCGGGGTGCACGGCGTACCGGCGGACGACCCCAAGGGCAAGCTGATCCACCGCCTGATCCGCGCGGGCTCGGCGCTGTTCTGCGCCCACACCAACGCCGACTCCGCTGACCCCGGGGTCTCCGACGCGCTGGCCGACGCGCTCGGCCTGGTCGGCACCGCCCCTCTCGAACCCAAGCCGGACGCGCCCACGACCGGCCTCGGCCGCGTCGGCGAACTCGCCGAGGCCGAGCCGTTCGCGCAGTTCGTCCGCCGCGTGGCCGAAGCGCTGCCCGCCACCGCGTGGGGCGTCCGAGCCGCTGGCGATCCCGAGCGCATGATCAAGCGTGTGGCGGTCTGCGGCGGCGCGGGGGACTCGATGCTCGGCGTGGCGACGCGGTCCGGGGCTGACGCCTACGTCACGGCGGACCTCCGCCACCACCCCGCCGGCGAACACCTGGAAAAGGGCTCGGATCTGCCCGCGCTCGTCGACGTCTCGCACTGGGCGAGCGAGTGGCCGTGGTGCGAGCAGGCGGCGCGCGTCATCCGCGACGCCTTCGGCGGTAACGTCGCAGTCCACGTCTCTGAGCGCCGCACTGATCCTTGGACGCTCGCAGCGTCCCGTTAG